In Nicotiana tabacum cultivar K326 chromosome 2, ASM71507v2, whole genome shotgun sequence, the following proteins share a genomic window:
- the LOC107789126 gene encoding uncharacterized protein LOC107789126, whose amino-acid sequence MVISWLISSLSPDIAESVQHSKTSESIWKQLNSRYGSVNGTKVFKLKRELTSTYQGSLDIASYFNKLKKIWDEPGIMCSSHANSCICAAKEDLQKEKEEDKVHQFLMGLNEVYVGVRSNLLMMQPLPSLDNVYNILLQDEKQRKINPTLLFVCESASFNVNSGANKPVQPLPPVIKLL is encoded by the coding sequence ATGGTTATATCATGGCTGATTAGTTCATTATCTCCTGATATAGCTGAAAGCGTCCAACATTCTAAAACATCTGAAAGTATTTGGAAACAATTAAATAGTAGATATGGGAGTGTAAATGGGACCAAAGTGTTTAAATTAAAGAGAGAACTTACTTCTACTTACCAAGGTTCTCTAGACATTGCCTCATATTTTAACAAACTTAAGAAGATATGGGATGAACCAGGGATAATGTGCAGCAGCCATGCAAACTCCTGCATTTGTGCAGCTAAAGAGGATCTTCAAAAGGAGAAAGAAGAGGACAAAGTCCACCAATTTCTTATGGGCCTGAATGAGGTATATGTGGGTGTTAGAAGCAATTTGCTAATGATGCAACCATTACCATCTCTGGATAATGTCTACAATATCCTTCTCCAAGATGAAAAACAGAGGAAAATTAATCCAACTCTTCTATTTGTCTGTGAATCAGCCTCTTTTAATGTCAATTCTGGTGCAAACAAACCTGTTCAGCCTCTTCCACCTGTAATAAAGCTGCTATGA
- the LOC107789131 gene encoding sucrose synthase — MAERVLTRVHSLRERLDATLAAHRNEILLFLSRIESHGKGILKPHQLLAEFESIHKEDKNKLNDHAFEEVLKSTQEAIVLSPWVALAIRLRPGVWEYVRVNVNALIVEELTVPEYLQFKEELVNGTSNDNFVLELDFEPFTASFPKPTLTKSIGNGVEFLNRHLSAKMFHDKESMTPLLEFLRVHHYKGKTMMLNDRVQDLNTLQNVLRKAEEYLTTLSPETSYSVFEHKFQEIGLERGWGDNAERVLEMICMLLDLLEAPDSCTLEKFLGRIPMVFNVVILSPHGYFAQENVLGYPDTGGQVVYILDQVPALEREMLKRIKEQGLDIKPRILIVTRLLPDAVGTTCGQRLEKVFGTEHSHILRVPFRTEKGIVRKWISRFEVWPYMETFTEDVAKEIAAELQAKPDLIIGNYSEGNLAASLLAHKLGVTQCTIAHALEKTKYPDSDIYLKKFDEKYHFSAQFTADLIAMNHTDFIITSTFQEIAGSKDTVGQYESHMAFTMPGLYRVVHGIDVFDPKFNIVSPGADMNLYFPYFEKEKRLTAYHPEIEELLFSDVENDEHMCVLKDRNKPIIFTMARLDRVKNLTGLVELYAKNPRLRELVNLVVVGGDRRKESKDLEEQAEMKKMYELIKTHNLNGQFRWISSQMNRVRNGELYRYIADTRGAFVQPAFYEAFGLTVVEAMTCGLPTFATNHGGPAEIIVHGKSGFHIDPYHGEQAAELLADFFERCKKEPSHWEAISEGGLKRIQEKYTWQIYSDRLLTLAAVYGFWKHVSKLDRLEIRRYLEMFYALKFRKLAEAVPLAVE; from the exons ATGGCCGAACGTGTGCTAACTCGTGTTCACAGCCTTCGCGAACGTCTTGATGCTACTTTGGCTGCTCATCGCAATGAGATTTTGCTGTTTCTTTCAAG GATTGAAAGCCACGGAAAAGGGATATTGAAACCTCACCAGTTGCTGGCTGAGTTTGAATCAATTCACAAAGAAGACAAAAACAAACTGAATGATCATGCTTTTGAAGAAGTCCTGAAATCTACTCAG GAAGCAATTGTCTTGTCCCCTTGGGTTGCGCTTGCCATTCGTCTGCGGCCTGGTGTGTGGGAATATGTTCGTGTGAATGTCAATGCACTTATTGTCGAGGAGCTGACTGTGCCTGAATATTTGCAATTCAAGGAAGAACTTGTTAATGGAAC CTCGAACGATAACTTTGTTCTTGAGCTGGATTTTGAGCCCTTCACTGCATCATTTCCCAAACCAACCCTCACCAAATCAATTGGAAATGGAGTTGAATTCCTCAACCGACACCTCTCTGCCAAAATGTTCCATGACAAGGAAAGCATGACCCCTCTTCTCGAGTTTCTTCGAGTTCATCACTACAAGGGCAAG ACAATGATGCTGAATGACAGAGTTCAGGACTTAAACACTCTCCAAAATGTCCTAAGGAAGGCTGAGGAATATCTCACTACCCTTTCCCCTGAAACTTCATACTCGGTATTTGAGCACAAGTTCCAAGAAATTGGCCTAGAGAGGGGCTGGGGTGACAATGCTGAGCGTGTTCTAGAGATGATCTGCATGCTCCTGGATCTCCTCGAGGCTCCAGACTCATGCACTCTTGAGAAGTTCCTTGGTAGAATTCCTATGGTTTTTAATGTGGTCATTCTTTCACCTCACGGATATTTCGCCCAGGAAAATGTCTTGGGTTACCCCGATACTGGTGGCCAG GTTGTCTATATTTTGGATCAAGTTCCGGCCTTGGAGCGTGAGATGCTCAAGCGCATAAAGGAGCAAGGACTTGATATCAAACCGCGTATTCTTATT GTTACTCGGCTGCTGCCTGATGCGGTTGGTACCACTTGTGGTCAGCGGCTTGAGAAAGTGTTTGGAACAGAGCATTCACATATTCTTAGGGTCCCCTTTAGGACCGAGAAGGGCATCGTTCGCAAATGGATCTCTCGCTTTGAAGTCTGGCCTTACATGGAGACATTCACTGAG GATGTGGCAAAAGAAATTGCTGCAGAACTGCAGGCAAAGCCAGATCTTATAATCGGCAACTACAGCGAGGGCAACCTTGCTGCCTCCTTGTTGGCTCACAAGTTAGGTGTAACTCAG TGCACGATAGCTCATGCTTTGGAGAAAACAAAATATCCTGATTCTGATATCTacttgaagaaatttgatgaaAAATACCATTTCTCAGCCCAGTTTACTGCCGATCTTATTGCAATGAATCACACCGATTTCATAATCACCAGCACTTTCCAGGAGATAGCGGGAAG CAAGGACACTGTTGGACAGTACGAGAGCCACATGGCTTTCACGATGCCTGGATTGTATAGAGTTGTTCACGGCATTGATGTGTTCGATCCCAAATTCAACATTGTGTCACCAGGAGCTGATATGAATCTCTATTTCCCCTACTTCGAGAAGGAAAAGCGATTGACAGCATATCACCCTGAAATTGAGGAGCTGCTGTTTAGCGATGTTGAGAATGACGAACACAT GTGTGTGCTGAAGGACAGGAATAAGCCAATTATATTCACCATGGCTAGATTGGATCGAGTGAAGAACTTAACTGGACTTGTGGAGTTGTACGCCAAGAACCCACGGCTAAGGGAGTTGGTTAACCTTGTCGTGGTTGGTGGAGACCGAAGGAAGGAATCCAAAGATTTGGAAGAACAGGCAGAGATGAAGAAGATGTATGAACTTATAAAGACGCACAATTTAAACGGCCAATTCCGATGGATTTCTTCCCAGATGAACCGCGTGAGGAATGGCGAACTCTACAGGTACATTGCCGATACTAGGGGAGCTTTTGTGCAGCCTGCATTTTACGAGGCTTTTGGTTTGACTGTTGTTGAGGCCATGACCTGTGGTTTGCCTACGTTTGCAACTAATCACGGTGGTCCAGCTGAGATCATCGTTCACGGGAAGTCTGGTTTTCACATTGATCCATACCACGGCGAGCAGGCAGCTGAACTTCTAGCTGATTTCTTTGAGAGATGTAAGAAAGAACCTTCACACTGGGAAGCCATTTCCGAGGGCGGCCTTAAGCGTATACAGGAGAA GTACACATGGCAAATCTACTCGGATCGGTTGTTGACACTGGCTGCTGTTTATGGATTCTGGAAGCATGTTTCCAAACTTGATCGTCTTGAAATTCGTCGTTATCTTGAAATGTTCTATGCTCTAAAATTCCGCAAACTG GCTGAAGCTGTCCCGTTGGCTGTTGAGTAA